A part of Pseudomonas sp. HR96 genomic DNA contains:
- a CDS encoding TIGR01777 family oxidoreductase, with translation MHILLTGGTGLIGRRLCQYWLAQGHRLTVLSRRPEEVPRLCGASVQGIADLSQLGNAPVDAVVNLAGQPIAARPWTGKRRASLWASRIGSTERLLAWLESRESRPAVLISGSAVGWYGDGGERELTEAAPPVREDFASQLCIAWEETALRAQALGIRVACIRTGLVLASEGGFLQPLKLPFKLGLGGPIGDGRQWMAWIHIDDQIALIDFILHRNDASGPYNACAPQPVRNREFARLFGRALHRPAFLPLPALLLRPLGEMSGLLLGGQHARPARLLEAGFVFRYTELSQALAELAPHL, from the coding sequence ATGCACATCTTGCTGACCGGCGGTACCGGTCTGATCGGCCGCCGTCTCTGCCAATACTGGCTTGCCCAGGGCCACCGGCTCACTGTGCTCAGCCGGCGCCCCGAAGAGGTCCCGCGGCTGTGCGGAGCCTCGGTTCAAGGTATCGCAGATTTGTCGCAGTTGGGCAATGCGCCGGTCGACGCGGTGGTCAACCTGGCCGGTCAGCCGATCGCTGCGCGGCCCTGGACCGGCAAGCGCCGCGCCAGCCTGTGGGCCAGTCGCATCGGTTCGACCGAGCGCCTGCTGGCCTGGCTGGAGAGCCGCGAGAGCCGGCCAGCGGTATTGATCTCCGGATCGGCGGTGGGCTGGTACGGCGACGGCGGCGAGCGTGAGTTGACCGAGGCCGCGCCGCCGGTCCGCGAGGATTTCGCCAGCCAGTTGTGCATCGCCTGGGAGGAAACTGCCTTGCGTGCGCAAGCGCTGGGTATTCGTGTGGCCTGCATCCGCACCGGGCTGGTGCTGGCCAGCGAGGGCGGTTTTCTGCAGCCGCTGAAGCTGCCGTTCAAACTGGGGTTGGGCGGCCCGATCGGCGATGGCCGGCAATGGATGGCATGGATTCACATCGATGACCAAATCGCCTTGATTGATTTTATCTTGCACCGCAACGATGCCAGCGGTCCCTATAATGCCTGCGCGCCGCAGCCGGTGCGCAACCGCGAGTTCGCCCGGTTGTTCGGCCGCGCGTTGCACCGGCCGGCCTTCCTGCCGCTGCCGGCGCTGCTGCTGCGGCCGCTGGGCGAAATGTCCGGGCTGCTGCTGGGCGGCCAGCACGCGCGCCCAGCCCGGTTGCTGGAAGCCGGCTTCGTCTTTCGCTACACCGAATTGTCCCAGGCGCTGGCCGAACTGGCGCCGCATCTGTGA
- the hemH gene encoding ferrochelatase, with protein MTDHALLLVNLGSPASTEVADVRRYLNQFLMDPYVIDLPWPVRRLLVSLILVKRPEQSAHAYASIWWDEGSPLVVLTRRLQAVMREQWRHGPVEIAMRYGEPSLQTVLTRLAGQGVGEITLAPLYPQFADSTVTTVIEEAKRVVREHRLAVKFAVVPPFYDQPEYIQALTASARPYLEAAPFDHLLLSFHGLPERHLTKLDPTGSHCLKDAGCCRNAPPAVLATCYRAQCMRTAAAFATSMGLPDGKWSVSFQSRLGRAKWIEPYTEARLDELAKQGVKRLLVMCPAFVADCIETLEEIGDRGREQFVAAGGEELVLVPCLNDNLQWGEALNTLCERAPVMA; from the coding sequence ATGACCGACCACGCCTTGCTGCTGGTGAACCTGGGCTCGCCAGCTTCGACCGAAGTGGCTGATGTCCGCCGTTATCTCAACCAGTTTCTGATGGACCCCTACGTCATCGACCTGCCCTGGCCGGTGCGCCGGCTGCTGGTGTCGCTGATCCTGGTCAAGCGGCCCGAGCAATCGGCCCACGCCTATGCCTCCATCTGGTGGGACGAAGGCTCGCCGCTGGTGGTGCTGACCCGACGCCTGCAGGCGGTGATGCGCGAACAATGGCGCCATGGCCCGGTGGAGATCGCCATGCGTTATGGCGAGCCGTCGCTGCAGACGGTGCTGACCCGCCTGGCCGGGCAGGGCGTCGGTGAGATAACCCTGGCACCTTTGTATCCGCAGTTTGCCGACAGCACCGTGACCACGGTGATCGAGGAAGCCAAACGCGTGGTGCGCGAACACCGGCTGGCGGTGAAATTTGCCGTGGTGCCACCGTTTTACGATCAGCCGGAATATATCCAGGCGCTGACCGCCAGTGCTCGTCCGTACCTGGAGGCGGCGCCGTTCGACCACCTGCTGCTGAGTTTCCACGGCCTGCCCGAACGTCACCTGACCAAGCTCGACCCGACCGGCAGCCACTGCCTGAAGGACGCCGGTTGCTGTCGCAACGCACCGCCTGCGGTGCTTGCTACCTGCTATCGCGCGCAGTGCATGCGCACGGCCGCCGCCTTTGCCACGAGTATGGGTTTGCCGGACGGCAAGTGGTCGGTGTCGTTCCAGTCGCGGCTGGGCCGCGCCAAATGGATCGAACCCTATACCGAGGCGCGTCTGGACGAGCTGGCGAAACAGGGGGTCAAGCGCCTTTTGGTGATGTGCCCGGCGTTCGTCGCCGATTGCATCGAAACCCTGGAGGAGATCGGCGATCGCGGCCGCGAGCAATTCGTCGCGGCCGGGGGAGAGGAGTTGGTGCTGGTGCCCTGCCTGAATGACAACCTTCAGTGGGGCGAGGCGTTGAATACCCTGTGCGAGCGAGCGCCGGTGATGGCCTGA
- a CDS encoding uracil-xanthine permease family protein produces MADEFNDPLWRQIVSGAQMLFVAFGALVLMPLITGLDPNVALFTAGLGTLLFQLVTGRQVPVFLASSFAFITPIILAKGQFGLAETMGGVMAAGFVYTFMGLAVKLKGPGFIDRLLPPVVIGPVVISIGLAMAPIAANMAMGKAGDGSELVPYRTAMLISMPALLTTIVVAVFGKGIFRLVPIISGVLVGFALSFWFGVVDVAKIAAAPWLALPHFTAPAFNWQAILFIVPVALAPAIEHIGGVIAVGSVTGRDYLKKPGLHRTLLGDGLATTAAGLFGGPPNTTYAEVTGAVMLTKAYNPKIMTWAAVFAISLAFIGKFGALLQSIPVPVMGGILCLLFGSIAAVGLNTLIRHKIDLGEARNLVIVSVTLVFGIGGVLVGSGTGPNDFGLKGIALCAVVAILLNLVLPGHGKWKERTLD; encoded by the coding sequence ATGGCCGACGAGTTCAACGATCCGCTGTGGCGGCAAATCGTCTCCGGCGCGCAGATGCTCTTCGTGGCATTCGGCGCCCTGGTGCTGATGCCGCTGATCACCGGGCTCGACCCCAACGTCGCGCTGTTCACGGCCGGCCTGGGGACCCTCTTGTTCCAGCTGGTGACCGGGCGCCAGGTGCCGGTGTTCCTCGCGTCCAGCTTTGCCTTCATCACCCCGATCATCCTCGCCAAGGGCCAGTTCGGCCTGGCCGAGACCATGGGCGGGGTCATGGCCGCAGGCTTCGTCTACACCTTCATGGGCCTGGCGGTGAAGCTCAAGGGTCCAGGTTTCATCGACCGCCTGCTGCCGCCGGTGGTGATCGGGCCGGTGGTGATTTCCATTGGCCTGGCGATGGCGCCGATCGCCGCCAACATGGCCATGGGCAAGGCCGGTGACGGCAGCGAGCTGGTGCCCTACCGCACCGCCATGCTGATCTCCATGCCGGCCCTGCTCACCACCATCGTGGTGGCGGTGTTCGGCAAAGGCATCTTCCGCCTGGTGCCGATCATCTCCGGGGTGCTGGTGGGCTTTGCCCTGTCGTTCTGGTTCGGCGTGGTCGACGTGGCGAAGATCGCCGCCGCGCCCTGGCTGGCGTTGCCGCACTTCACCGCGCCGGCGTTCAACTGGCAGGCCATCCTGTTTATCGTCCCGGTGGCACTGGCACCGGCCATCGAGCACATCGGCGGGGTGATCGCGGTGGGCAGCGTGACCGGCCGCGACTACCTGAAAAAGCCTGGCCTGCACCGCACCTTGCTGGGTGACGGCCTGGCCACCACGGCCGCCGGCCTGTTCGGCGGGCCGCCCAACACCACCTACGCCGAAGTGACCGGTGCGGTGATGCTGACCAAGGCCTACAACCCGAAAATCATGACCTGGGCGGCGGTCTTCGCTATCAGCCTGGCCTTCATCGGCAAGTTCGGGGCCTTGCTGCAGAGCATTCCGGTGCCGGTCATGGGCGGGATTCTCTGCCTGCTGTTCGGCTCAATCGCGGCGGTGGGCCTCAATACCCTGATCCGTCACAAGATCGATCTGGGCGAGGCGCGCAACCTGGTGATCGTTTCGGTGACCCTGGTATTTGGCATCGGTGGGGTGTTGGTGGGCAGCGGCACCGGGCCAAACGACTTCGGCCTCAAGGGCATCGCCCTGTGTGCCGTGGTGGCCATCCTGCTGAACCTGGTGTTGCCTGGGCATGGCAAGTGGAAGGAGCGGACGCTGGATTGA
- the upp gene encoding uracil phosphoribosyltransferase produces MPIREIRHPLIRHKLGLMRRADISTKNFRELAQEVGALLTYEATKDLPLESYQIDGWCGPVQVEKIAGKKITVVPILRAGIGMLEGVLSLIPGAKVSAVGVARNEQTLEAHTYLEKLVLGIEERLAMIIDPMLATGGSMVATIDLLKKAGCKDIRAMVLVAAPEGIAAVEKAHPDVQIYTASIDERLNEHGYIIPGLGDAGDKIFGTKQKDA; encoded by the coding sequence ATGCCCATTCGAGAGATCCGCCACCCGCTGATCCGCCACAAGCTCGGCCTCATGCGCCGTGCCGACATCAGCACGAAGAACTTTCGTGAGCTGGCGCAGGAGGTTGGCGCCCTGCTGACCTACGAGGCCACCAAGGACCTGCCACTGGAGAGCTACCAGATCGACGGCTGGTGCGGCCCGGTGCAGGTCGAGAAGATCGCTGGCAAGAAGATCACCGTGGTGCCCATCCTGCGCGCCGGCATCGGCATGCTCGAAGGCGTGCTCAGCCTGATCCCGGGGGCCAAGGTCAGCGCCGTGGGTGTCGCCCGCAACGAGCAGACCCTGGAGGCCCATACCTATCTGGAAAAACTGGTACTGGGCATCGAAGAGCGCCTGGCGATGATCATCGACCCGATGCTGGCCACCGGCGGCTCGATGGTTGCCACCATCGACCTGCTGAAGAAAGCCGGCTGCAAGGACATCCGCGCCATGGTGCTGGTGGCGGCCCCCGAAGGCATCGCCGCCGTAGAGAAAGCCCACCCCGACGTGCAGATCTACACCGCCTCGATCGACGAGCGTCTCAACGAACACGGCTACATCATCCCGGGCCTGGGCGATGCCGGCGACAAGATCTTCGGCACCAAGCAGAAGGACGCTTGA
- a CDS encoding hypoxanthine-guanine phosphoribosyltransferase — protein MSADLEHIRQVMREADCLHTEADVEAAIARVGAQINADLAERNPVVFCVMNGGLIFSGKLLTHLNFPLEASYLHATRYRNQTSGGDLFWKAKPEVSFIDRDVLIIDDILDEGHTLSAIIDFCKHAGAAAVHTAVLIDKDHDRKASPGLKATYTGLPCVDRYVFGYGMDYKGYWRNAAGIYAVKGL, from the coding sequence ATGTCCGCTGACCTCGAGCACATCCGTCAAGTGATGCGCGAAGCCGATTGCCTGCACACTGAAGCCGACGTCGAGGCGGCGATCGCGCGCGTTGGCGCGCAGATCAATGCCGATCTGGCCGAGCGCAACCCGGTGGTGTTCTGCGTGATGAACGGCGGCCTGATCTTTTCCGGCAAATTGCTGACCCACCTGAATTTCCCGCTGGAAGCGTCCTACCTGCACGCCACTCGCTACCGCAACCAGACCAGTGGCGGCGATCTGTTCTGGAAGGCCAAGCCGGAGGTGTCGTTCATCGACCGCGACGTGCTGATCATCGACGACATCCTCGACGAGGGTCACACCCTCAGCGCCATCATCGACTTCTGCAAACACGCTGGCGCTGCCGCCGTGCACACCGCCGTGCTGATCGACAAGGATCACGACCGCAAGGCGTCGCCGGGCTTGAAGGCCACCTATACCGGTTTGCCGTGCGTGGATCGTTACGTGTTCGGTTATGGCATGGACTACAAAGGGTACTGGCGCAATGCGGCGGGGATCTATGCGGTGAAGGGGCTGTAA
- a CDS encoding PA4642 family protein — protein MRKDKKQVIGDEIGDEQIKLFLDFEPVDATSPSLHKLIKAYRGLRVDDFERFVGFFKAAGYDLDGKDEHGQDFIALIKDQRNAPEYIEIIEKAR, from the coding sequence ATGCGTAAAGACAAGAAGCAGGTGATTGGTGACGAGATCGGCGACGAGCAGATCAAATTGTTCCTCGACTTCGAGCCGGTGGACGCCACTTCGCCGTCCTTGCACAAGCTGATCAAGGCGTATCGCGGCCTGCGCGTCGACGACTTCGAACGCTTCGTCGGCTTCTTCAAGGCCGCTGGCTACGACCTGGATGGCAAGGACGAGCACGGTCAGGACTTTATCGCCTTGATCAAGGACCAGCGCAACGCGCCCGAATACATCGAGATCATCGAAAAGGCTCGCTGA
- the mqo gene encoding malate dehydrogenase (quinone) translates to MAHNEAVDVVLVGAGIMSATLAVLLKELDPTLTLEVVEAMDSGAAESSNPWNNAGTGHAGLCELNYTPQAADGSVDIKKAVQINSQFEVSKQFWAHLQRKGSFGAAREFINPIPHLSYVEGDKGVAFLKKRWEMLKQHHAFADMLYTEDKATMVEWMPLMMPGRPADQQIAATRVMGGTDVNFGALTNKLLAHLGSTANAKVKYSSKVTGLSRQGSGWRVTIKDAVSGSSRELDAKFVFLGAGGAALPLLQLSGIDESKGFGGFPVSGQWLRCDKPEVVERHQAKVYSQAAVGSPPMSVPHLDTRVVDGKKSLLFGPYAGFTTKFLKHGSFLDLPLSVRAGNIGPMLAVARDNMDLTKYLMSEVRQSMEQRLDSLRRFYPEAKAEDWRLEVAGQRVQIIKKDAKKGGILQFGTELVSAKDGSLAALLGASPGASVTVSIMLELLERCFPEQTRSAAWSSKLEEIFPAREKALQTDAELYRRVRAQSDEALGLAATPNDGAQHYA, encoded by the coding sequence ATGGCGCACAACGAAGCAGTCGATGTCGTACTTGTTGGGGCTGGCATCATGAGTGCCACCCTGGCCGTACTGCTCAAGGAACTGGACCCGACGCTCACGCTGGAAGTGGTCGAGGCCATGGACTCCGGCGCCGCCGAGAGTTCCAACCCATGGAACAACGCCGGTACCGGTCATGCCGGGCTGTGCGAACTGAACTACACGCCTCAGGCCGCCGACGGCTCGGTCGACATCAAGAAAGCCGTGCAGATCAACTCGCAGTTCGAGGTGTCCAAGCAGTTCTGGGCGCACCTGCAACGCAAGGGCAGCTTCGGTGCGGCCCGAGAATTCATCAACCCCATCCCGCACCTGAGCTACGTCGAGGGTGACAAGGGCGTGGCGTTCCTCAAGAAGCGCTGGGAGATGCTCAAGCAGCATCATGCCTTCGCCGACATGCTCTACACCGAAGACAAAGCCACCATGGTCGAGTGGATGCCGCTGATGATGCCGGGCCGCCCCGCCGACCAGCAGATCGCCGCCACCCGCGTGATGGGCGGCACCGACGTCAACTTCGGCGCCTTGACCAACAAGCTGCTGGCCCACCTGGGCAGCACTGCCAATGCCAAGGTCAAGTATTCCAGCAAGGTCACCGGCCTGAGCCGTCAGGGCAGCGGCTGGCGCGTGACCATCAAGGATGCCGTCAGCGGCAGCAGCCGTGAGCTGGATGCCAAATTCGTCTTCCTCGGCGCCGGTGGCGCAGCCCTGCCGCTGCTGCAACTGTCGGGCATCGACGAGAGCAAGGGCTTCGGCGGCTTCCCGGTCAGCGGCCAGTGGCTGCGTTGCGACAAGCCGGAAGTGGTCGAGCGCCACCAGGCCAAGGTCTACAGCCAGGCTGCGGTAGGTTCGCCGCCGATGTCGGTGCCGCACCTGGACACCCGCGTGGTCGACGGCAAGAAGTCCCTGCTGTTCGGGCCTTACGCCGGCTTCACCACCAAGTTCCTCAAGCACGGTTCGTTCCTCGACCTGCCGCTGTCGGTACGCGCCGGCAACATCGGCCCGATGCTCGCGGTGGCCCGCGACAACATGGACCTGACCAAGTACCTGATGAGCGAAGTCCGCCAGTCCATGGAGCAACGCCTGGACTCGCTGCGCCGCTTCTACCCCGAGGCCAAAGCCGAAGACTGGCGTCTGGAAGTGGCTGGCCAGCGCGTGCAGATCATCAAGAAGGACGCGAAGAAGGGCGGCATCCTGCAGTTCGGCACCGAGCTGGTGTCGGCGAAGGATGGCTCGCTGGCAGCGCTGCTTGGGGCCTCCCCGGGCGCCTCGGTGACCGTGTCGATCATGCTCGAGCTGCTCGAGCGCTGCTTCCCCGAGCAGACGCGTTCGGCCGCCTGGTCGAGCAAGCTTGAGGAAATCTTCCCGGCCCGTGAAAAGGCCCTGCAGACCGACGCCGAGCTGTATCGCCGAGTCCGCGCACAGAGCGACGAGGCCCTGGGCCTGGCCGCTACGCCGAACGACGGGGCGCAGCACTACGCTTGA
- a CDS encoding YajG family lipoprotein has translation MLQRLLFGLIAVATLTLAGCANSPQQLSPEPRLTSQFAAVGQGQQVAVRVVDGRASQSLGTRGGLYPETSAVTVNGSDLLPKLQAQTEAAVRLLGFTPTQGGSGPQLTLTLTDLKYQSPKDSMYVTEATISANFRADVVSGSRHYSGRYAASLDQRFGMAPNQETNTRLVSDVLSDALTRVFKDATIGQTLSQQ, from the coding sequence ATGTTGCAACGCCTGTTGTTCGGTTTGATCGCTGTGGCCACCTTGACCTTGGCCGGTTGTGCCAACAGCCCGCAACAACTCAGCCCGGAACCTCGGCTGACCTCGCAATTCGCCGCCGTCGGCCAGGGCCAGCAGGTGGCCGTGCGTGTGGTCGATGGCCGCGCCTCGCAAAGCCTCGGCACTCGCGGTGGCCTGTACCCGGAGACCAGCGCGGTGACCGTCAATGGCTCCGACCTGCTGCCCAAGCTGCAGGCCCAGACCGAAGCGGCCGTGCGCCTGCTGGGTTTCACCCCGACCCAGGGCGGCAGCGGCCCGCAGTTGACCCTGACCCTGACCGACCTCAAATACCAGTCGCCTAAAGACAGCATGTACGTGACCGAGGCTACCATCAGCGCCAACTTCCGCGCCGACGTGGTCAGCGGCAGCCGCCACTACAGCGGCCGTTATGCCGCCTCGCTGGACCAGCGTTTCGGCATGGCGCCGAACCAGGAAACCAACACCCGGCTGGTCAGTGATGTGTTGAGCGATGCGCTGACCCGCGTATTCAAGGATGCCACCATCGGGCAGACCCTCAGCCAGCAGTAA
- a CDS encoding 1-acyl-sn-glycerol-3-phosphate acyltransferase, which translates to MMGEFDAIRPYDDAEVPAVLARLLSDQAFLDILTHFRFPRTAGAFSWALKPLIAHRLRKEFASVTNVATLQDKVEYYVDKTIDRATDGVTYTGVEQFKSGSAYLFLANHRDIVMDPAFVNYAVYHAGLPTPRIAIGDNLLQKPFVSDLMRLNKSFIVHRSLSGRREKLAAYQLLSAYISHSIRKDCQSIWIAQAEGRAKDGDDRTDSAILKMFHMSRKDEPFGEVIRSLNLTPVSISYEYDPCDQAKARELYLRATTGSYTKAPGEDDQSIAKGITGYKGRVHVNFAPPISEVFEDTKQLAAEVDRLILGGYRLFPVHYLAYAQWADADPSLQVPRAEEVFGEEELAQAREEWQSRLDECPVEQQPYLVVQYATPVRNQYRVKAGLPL; encoded by the coding sequence ATGATGGGCGAATTCGATGCCATCCGACCGTATGACGACGCCGAGGTACCTGCCGTACTGGCACGGCTGCTCAGCGACCAGGCGTTTCTCGACATCCTCACCCACTTTCGTTTTCCGCGCACCGCCGGCGCGTTCAGCTGGGCGCTCAAACCACTTATAGCCCATCGACTGCGCAAAGAGTTCGCCAGCGTCACCAACGTCGCGACCCTGCAGGACAAGGTCGAGTATTACGTCGACAAAACCATCGACCGCGCCACCGACGGTGTGACCTACACCGGCGTCGAACAATTCAAGTCGGGCAGCGCCTATCTGTTTCTGGCCAACCATCGCGACATCGTCATGGACCCGGCCTTCGTCAACTATGCGGTGTACCACGCCGGCCTGCCCACGCCGCGCATCGCCATCGGCGACAACCTGCTGCAAAAGCCCTTCGTCAGCGACCTGATGCGCCTGAACAAGAGCTTCATCGTGCATCGCTCGCTGAGCGGGCGCCGGGAAAAACTGGCGGCCTACCAACTGCTGTCGGCCTATATCAGCCACTCGATCCGCAAAGACTGCCAGTCGATCTGGATCGCTCAGGCCGAGGGGCGTGCCAAGGACGGTGACGACCGTACCGATTCGGCGATCCTGAAAATGTTTCACATGAGCCGCAAGGACGAGCCGTTCGGCGAGGTGATCCGCTCACTCAACCTGACCCCGGTGTCGATCAGCTACGAGTACGACCCCTGCGACCAGGCCAAGGCCCGCGAGCTCTACCTGCGCGCCACCACCGGCAGCTACACCAAGGCGCCGGGCGAGGACGACCAGAGCATCGCCAAGGGCATCACTGGCTACAAGGGCCGGGTGCACGTCAATTTCGCACCGCCGATCAGCGAGGTGTTCGAAGACACCAAGCAATTGGCGGCCGAGGTCGACCGCCTGATTCTCGGCGGCTACCGCCTGTTCCCGGTGCATTACCTGGCTTACGCGCAGTGGGCCGACGCCGACCCGAGCCTGCAGGTGCCGCGCGCCGAAGAGGTGTTCGGTGAGGAGGAGCTGGCCCAGGCCAGGGAAGAATGGCAAAGCCGCCTGGACGAATGCCCGGTGGAGCAGCAGCCCTACCTGGTGGTGCAGTACGCCACGCCGGTGCGCAACCAGTACCGGGTCAAGGCCGGCCTGCCTTTATAG
- a CDS encoding CPXCG motif-containing cysteine-rich protein gives MLETQAYDCPYCGEPAEAVLDLSGGDQQYIEDCPVCCRPIVFNLQTDGQEWMLDVYSENE, from the coding sequence ATGCTGGAAACCCAAGCGTACGACTGCCCCTATTGCGGCGAGCCGGCCGAGGCGGTGCTGGACCTGTCCGGCGGCGACCAGCAGTACATCGAGGACTGCCCGGTGTGCTGCCGGCCCATTGTCTTCAACCTGCAGACCGATGGCCAGGAATGGATGCTGGACGTGTACAGCGAGAACGAATGA
- a CDS encoding putative signal transducing protein, translating to MRRVYEPGSLMEAQMLVDMLASEGVQAYLSGGDLVGGMGDLPAMGLLSLNVDNDQAEHARQLIAEYNAALPLSGDDQPDSVPGILLC from the coding sequence ATGCGCCGAGTCTATGAGCCTGGAAGCCTGATGGAAGCGCAGATGCTGGTCGACATGCTTGCCAGTGAAGGCGTGCAGGCCTACCTCAGTGGCGGCGATCTGGTTGGCGGCATGGGCGACCTGCCGGCCATGGGGCTGCTGTCGTTGAATGTCGATAACGACCAGGCCGAGCACGCGCGCCAACTGATCGCCGAGTACAATGCGGCCTTGCCGTTGTCCGGCGATGATCAACCGGACAGCGTTCCCGGTATTTTGCTGTGCTGA
- a CDS encoding SOS response-associated peptidase translates to MCGRYALFRWSPAFAALPGFPADQQAQWNISPGDSVLIQRLDAGQPQLARARWGLTPAWLTDLSRTPAHARAETVVEQPMFREALRLRRCLLPANGFYEWRGSVRKRPYWLTPGEGSSLFFAAIWEAYPVQEQVWLSTAVITQPAAGQRRPLILDAAGQQAWLDPDTPMPVLHTLLAAPPAALRERPLANLINDPKLNAPECLTPA, encoded by the coding sequence ATGTGTGGACGTTACGCTTTATTTCGCTGGTCGCCGGCCTTTGCCGCGCTGCCGGGCTTTCCTGCCGACCAGCAGGCGCAGTGGAACATCTCGCCGGGCGATTCGGTGCTGATCCAGCGTCTGGACGCCGGCCAGCCGCAATTGGCCCGCGCACGCTGGGGCCTGACGCCGGCCTGGCTGACCGACTTGTCGCGCACCCCGGCCCATGCTCGCGCCGAGACCGTGGTCGAACAGCCGATGTTCCGCGAGGCGTTGCGCCTGCGCCGCTGCCTGTTGCCCGCCAACGGTTTTTACGAATGGCGCGGCAGCGTGCGCAAGCGTCCTTACTGGTTGACGCCGGGGGAGGGCTCCTCGCTGTTCTTTGCAGCGATCTGGGAGGCCTACCCGGTGCAGGAACAGGTCTGGCTGAGCACTGCGGTGATTACCCAGCCGGCCGCCGGGCAGCGCCGGCCACTGATCCTCGACGCGGCCGGCCAGCAAGCCTGGCTCGACCCCGACACGCCGATGCCGGTGCTGCATACCTTGCTTGCTGCGCCGCCGGCGGCGTTGCGCGAGCGGCCGCTGGCCAATCTGATCAATGATCCCAAGCTCAACGCGCCGGAGTGCCTGACCCCGGCGTGA
- a CDS encoding M48 family metallopeptidase, whose translation MRTSLSIACAAMLLAGCQAVNTTDPGAVGVDRKQYMFSLLTTDQVNQMYAQSYQQTVSEASTKGELAKGSSDDTRVQAIAKRLIAQAPTLRADSAQWQWEVNVIKSDELNANCGPGGKIIVYSGLIDKLQLSDDEIAAVMGHEIAHALREHGREAMSKAYGVQMARDGAGSLLGLGQDSLALADTVVQYSLTLPNSRANENEADLLGLELAARAGYNPNAAITLWNKMGAAANGSAPPEFMSTHPASANRIAALQAAIPKVMPLYQKTL comes from the coding sequence ATGCGCACATCACTCTCCATCGCCTGCGCCGCGATGCTGCTGGCCGGTTGCCAGGCGGTCAACACCACCGATCCTGGCGCCGTGGGCGTCGACCGCAAGCAATACATGTTCAGCCTGCTGACCACCGACCAGGTCAACCAGATGTACGCCCAGTCCTATCAGCAGACCGTCAGCGAAGCGAGCACCAAGGGCGAACTGGCCAAGGGCAGCAGCGACGACACCCGGGTGCAGGCCATTGCCAAGCGCCTGATTGCCCAGGCGCCGACGCTGCGCGCCGACTCGGCGCAGTGGCAGTGGGAGGTCAATGTGATCAAGAGCGATGAGCTCAATGCCAACTGCGGGCCTGGCGGCAAGATCATCGTCTATTCGGGGTTGATCGATAAGCTGCAATTGTCCGACGACGAGATCGCCGCCGTGATGGGCCATGAGATCGCCCATGCCCTGCGTGAGCATGGCCGCGAGGCGATGTCCAAGGCCTACGGCGTGCAGATGGCCCGCGATGGCGCGGGCAGTCTGCTGGGTCTGGGCCAGGACAGCCTGGCACTGGCCGACACCGTGGTGCAGTACAGCCTGACCCTGCCCAACAGTCGTGCCAACGAGAACGAAGCCGACCTGCTCGGCCTCGAACTGGCGGCCCGAGCCGGCTATAACCCCAACGCCGCCATCACCCTGTGGAACAAGATGGGCGCCGCCGCCAATGGGTCGGCGCCCCCCGAGTTCATGAGCACGCACCCGGCCTCGGCCAACCGTATCGCCGCGTTGCAGGCGGCGATCCCCAAGGTGATGCCGCTGTATCAGAAGACCTTGTGA
- a CDS encoding TMEM165/GDT1 family protein — MLESLLVPTGIVALAEIGDKTQLLALILAARFRKPWPIIAGIVAATLANHAAAGAVGAWISSYLTDSILHWILAASFTATALWTLVPDKMDDDEATTKRAFGPFLTTLIAFFIAEIGDKTQVATIMLAAQYPDLLLVIIGTTLGMLIANVPVVLAGNFAADRLPLTLIRRVAAAAFFVLAIIAVYQAIKVSSGA; from the coding sequence ATGCTGGAATCCCTTCTCGTCCCTACCGGGATCGTGGCCCTCGCCGAAATCGGCGACAAGACCCAATTGCTCGCCCTGATCCTGGCGGCACGCTTTCGCAAGCCTTGGCCGATCATCGCCGGCATCGTCGCCGCGACCCTGGCCAACCATGCCGCCGCCGGGGCCGTGGGGGCCTGGATCAGCAGCTACCTGACCGACTCGATCCTGCACTGGATTCTCGCCGCCAGCTTCACCGCCACCGCGCTGTGGACTCTGGTGCCGGACAAGATGGACGACGACGAAGCCACCACCAAGCGCGCGTTCGGTCCATTCCTGACCACCCTGATCGCCTTCTTCATCGCCGAGATCGGCGACAAGACCCAGGTCGCCACCATCATGCTCGCCGCGCAGTATCCGGACCTGCTGCTGGTGATCATCGGCACCACCCTGGGCATGCTGATCGCCAACGTGCCCGTGGTGCTGGCCGGCAACTTCGCCGCCGACCGCCTGCCACTGACCTTGATTCGCCGGGTCGCCGCTGCGGCGTTCTTCGTGCTGGCGATCATTGCGGTGTATCAGGCCATTAAGGTCAGTAGCGGGGCGTGA